A window of Lepus europaeus isolate LE1 chromosome 11, mLepTim1.pri, whole genome shotgun sequence contains these coding sequences:
- the BNIP2 gene encoding BCL2/adenovirus E1B 19 kDa protein-interacting protein 2 isoform X3 — protein MEGVELKEEWQDEDFPIPLPEDDSIEADVLDVAGPESRPGSLEVNGNKVRKKLMAPDISLTLDPSDGSVLSDDLDESGEIDLDGLDTPSENSNEFEWEDDLPKPKTTEVLRKGSIAEYTAAEEKEDGRRWRMFRIGEQDHRVDMKAIEPYKKVISHGGYYGDGLNAIVVFAVCFMPESGQPNYRYLMDNLFKYVIGTLELLVAENYMIVYLNGATTRRKMPSLGWLRKCYQQIDRRLRKNLKSLIIVHPSWFIRTLLAVTRPFISSKFSQKIRYVFNLAELAELVPMEYVGIPECIKQYEEEKFKKKQKRVDQELNGKQDEPKSEQ, from the exons ATGGAAGGTGTAGAACTTAAAGAAGAATGGCAAGATGAAGATTTTCCCAT ACCTTTACCAGAAGATGATAGCATTGAGGCAGATGTGCTGGATGTAGCTGGACCAGAGAGCCGGCCCG GCTCACTGGAAGTTAATGGAAATAAAGTAAGAAAGAAATTAATGGCTCCAGACATTAGCCTGACACTGGATCCTAGTGATGGTTCTGTGTTGTCAGATGACCTGGATGAAAGTGGGGAGATTGATCTAGATGGCTTAGACACACCGTCAGAGAACAGTAATGAGTTTGAATGGGAAG ATGACCTTCCAAAACCCAAAACTACTGAAGTCCTTAGGAAAGGCTCAATTGCTGAATACACAGcagcagaggagaaagaagaCGGACGACGCTGGCGTATGTTCCGGATTGGGGAACAGGACCACAGGGTTGATATGAAGGCAATCGAGCCCTATAAAAAAGTTATCAGCCACGGAG GATATTATGGGGATGGACTGAATGCCATTGTTGTGTTTGCTGTCTGTTTTATGCCTGAGAGTGGTCAACCTAACTATAGATATCTGATGGACAATCTCTTCAA GTATGTTATTGGCACTTTGGAGCTGTTAGTAGCAGAAAACTATATGATAGTTTATTTAAATGGTGCAACAACTCGAAGAAAAATGCCCAGTCTGGGATGGCTCAGGAAATGCTATCAACAGATTGATAGAAG gTTACGAAAAAACCTGAAGTCTCTAATCATTGTGCATCCATCTTGGTTTATTAGAACACTTTTGGCTGTTACAAGACCATTTATTAG ttcAAAATTCAGCCAGAAAATTAGATACGTCTTTAATTTGGCAGAATTAGCAGAACTTGTCCCCATGGAATATGTTGGCATCCCAGAGTGCATAAAACA GTATgaagaagaaaagtttaaaaagaaacagaaaag AGTTGATCAAGAGCTTAATGGAAAACAAGATGAACCAAAAAGTGAACAGTAA
- the BNIP2 gene encoding BCL2/adenovirus E1B 19 kDa protein-interacting protein 2 isoform X2, giving the protein MMDVAVSDVGSPDYPGFAVDIESTLRMEGVELKEEWQDEDFPIPLPEDDSIEADVLDVAGPESRPGSLEVNGNKVRKKLMAPDISLTLDPSDGSVLSDDLDESGEIDLDGLDTPSENSNEFEWEDDLPKPKTTEVLRKGSIAEYTAAEEKEDGRRWRMFRIGEQDHRVDMKAIEPYKKVISHGGYYGDGLNAIVVFAVCFMPESGQPNYRYLMDNLFKYVIGTLELLVAENYMIVYLNGATTRRKMPSLGWLRKCYQQIDRRLRKNLKSLIIVHPSWFIRTLLAVTRPFISSKFSQKIRYVFNLAELAELVPMEYVGIPECIKQVDQELNGKQDEPKSEQ; this is encoded by the exons ATGATGGATGTGGCAGTGTCA GACGTTGGCTCTCCGGATTACCCGGGGTTTGCAGTTGACATTGAATCCACCCTAAGGATGGAAGGTGTAGAACTTAAAGAAGAATGGCAAGATGAAGATTTTCCCAT ACCTTTACCAGAAGATGATAGCATTGAGGCAGATGTGCTGGATGTAGCTGGACCAGAGAGCCGGCCCG GCTCACTGGAAGTTAATGGAAATAAAGTAAGAAAGAAATTAATGGCTCCAGACATTAGCCTGACACTGGATCCTAGTGATGGTTCTGTGTTGTCAGATGACCTGGATGAAAGTGGGGAGATTGATCTAGATGGCTTAGACACACCGTCAGAGAACAGTAATGAGTTTGAATGGGAAG ATGACCTTCCAAAACCCAAAACTACTGAAGTCCTTAGGAAAGGCTCAATTGCTGAATACACAGcagcagaggagaaagaagaCGGACGACGCTGGCGTATGTTCCGGATTGGGGAACAGGACCACAGGGTTGATATGAAGGCAATCGAGCCCTATAAAAAAGTTATCAGCCACGGAG GATATTATGGGGATGGACTGAATGCCATTGTTGTGTTTGCTGTCTGTTTTATGCCTGAGAGTGGTCAACCTAACTATAGATATCTGATGGACAATCTCTTCAA GTATGTTATTGGCACTTTGGAGCTGTTAGTAGCAGAAAACTATATGATAGTTTATTTAAATGGTGCAACAACTCGAAGAAAAATGCCCAGTCTGGGATGGCTCAGGAAATGCTATCAACAGATTGATAGAAG gTTACGAAAAAACCTGAAGTCTCTAATCATTGTGCATCCATCTTGGTTTATTAGAACACTTTTGGCTGTTACAAGACCATTTATTAG ttcAAAATTCAGCCAGAAAATTAGATACGTCTTTAATTTGGCAGAATTAGCAGAACTTGTCCCCATGGAATATGTTGGCATCCCAGAGTGCATAAAACA AGTTGATCAAGAGCTTAATGGAAAACAAGATGAACCAAAAAGTGAACAGTAA
- the BNIP2 gene encoding BCL2/adenovirus E1B 19 kDa protein-interacting protein 2 isoform X1, whose amino-acid sequence MMDVAVSDVGSPDYPGFAVDIESTLRMEGVELKEEWQDEDFPIPLPEDDSIEADVLDVAGPESRPGSLEVNGNKVRKKLMAPDISLTLDPSDGSVLSDDLDESGEIDLDGLDTPSENSNEFEWEDDLPKPKTTEVLRKGSIAEYTAAEEKEDGRRWRMFRIGEQDHRVDMKAIEPYKKVISHGGYYGDGLNAIVVFAVCFMPESGQPNYRYLMDNLFKYVIGTLELLVAENYMIVYLNGATTRRKMPSLGWLRKCYQQIDRRLRKNLKSLIIVHPSWFIRTLLAVTRPFISSKFSQKIRYVFNLAELAELVPMEYVGIPECIKQYEEEKFKKKQKRVDQELNGKQDEPKSEQ is encoded by the exons ATGATGGATGTGGCAGTGTCA GACGTTGGCTCTCCGGATTACCCGGGGTTTGCAGTTGACATTGAATCCACCCTAAGGATGGAAGGTGTAGAACTTAAAGAAGAATGGCAAGATGAAGATTTTCCCAT ACCTTTACCAGAAGATGATAGCATTGAGGCAGATGTGCTGGATGTAGCTGGACCAGAGAGCCGGCCCG GCTCACTGGAAGTTAATGGAAATAAAGTAAGAAAGAAATTAATGGCTCCAGACATTAGCCTGACACTGGATCCTAGTGATGGTTCTGTGTTGTCAGATGACCTGGATGAAAGTGGGGAGATTGATCTAGATGGCTTAGACACACCGTCAGAGAACAGTAATGAGTTTGAATGGGAAG ATGACCTTCCAAAACCCAAAACTACTGAAGTCCTTAGGAAAGGCTCAATTGCTGAATACACAGcagcagaggagaaagaagaCGGACGACGCTGGCGTATGTTCCGGATTGGGGAACAGGACCACAGGGTTGATATGAAGGCAATCGAGCCCTATAAAAAAGTTATCAGCCACGGAG GATATTATGGGGATGGACTGAATGCCATTGTTGTGTTTGCTGTCTGTTTTATGCCTGAGAGTGGTCAACCTAACTATAGATATCTGATGGACAATCTCTTCAA GTATGTTATTGGCACTTTGGAGCTGTTAGTAGCAGAAAACTATATGATAGTTTATTTAAATGGTGCAACAACTCGAAGAAAAATGCCCAGTCTGGGATGGCTCAGGAAATGCTATCAACAGATTGATAGAAG gTTACGAAAAAACCTGAAGTCTCTAATCATTGTGCATCCATCTTGGTTTATTAGAACACTTTTGGCTGTTACAAGACCATTTATTAG ttcAAAATTCAGCCAGAAAATTAGATACGTCTTTAATTTGGCAGAATTAGCAGAACTTGTCCCCATGGAATATGTTGGCATCCCAGAGTGCATAAAACA GTATgaagaagaaaagtttaaaaagaaacagaaaag AGTTGATCAAGAGCTTAATGGAAAACAAGATGAACCAAAAAGTGAACAGTAA